The segment agaagggaaggggaatgctGGGAGACACTGATTGATAAAGGGGAGGGTGAACATGAGGCATGGTTCATCGAGCATTTTAACAGTATTGTTTGTGAGcctagagagatgactcggtggtgGAGAGGCCATATTGTTCTTGTTGAAGATCCCAGTTCAATTCCTACCGGCATCAGGGAACTTGTATATTCCAGCTCCAGCCAGTGACTCAGTGCCCTCTTCGGATCTCCATgggcacttacacacatgcacatgcacatgaacacacacacacacacacacacacacacacacacacacacacactctctctctctctctcttaaaatatttttaatcttctttgtaagaaaaagataaatatactttttttccctccagGAAGACATAAGCCAGAACCAGGAGAATAAGTTGGCCCTggcttttcttatttcttccccaTCTAACTAGCTATCCTTGCCTAGGATGAGACCCAGCACTCATTTGTTTGTGTGCTGACACAAGAGCTCCCTATGTTGTTCAAGGGGACCAGCCTCTTTTTGTTACTGTTCTCAGACAGGCTCTCAcattgcccaggctgaccttgaatttgagaATGCTCTCAAACTCTTAatcatcctgcttctgcctctcaagtgctgagagtACAAACACATGCCATTACGTGgattccttttcaattttttccttaaaaagaaaaccaggcaGGTGAGATGGTCCAGTAGGTAAAGGCGCATGCCACCCTCACTTGACCTCCTTCACttgatctccaggacccacagggTCGAGGGAAAGCCAGAACTCCCTACACTTGAACTCTGTCCCCCACAGGAGTTCCATGGCACATGTACACGTGGACATACTGTAAAGACAAATTGTTTTAGGTCCCAGATGGAGGCCTAGAGGAGAGTGGGAGTGGCGTCCTGAGGCTGGGTGGGTGAGCTGCCACTACAGAGTCCTACACAACTGAGAGACTGAGTCGGCGTGTTCAGTGCAGAACTACGTGTGACAGTGTAAATGTGGTTGTCTAGCAGTTTAACTCTTCAGAATTCTTTCCAGAGAACATTTTTGGTGgactttttaaatataattttaaaacaaacactgtgacaaaaagcaaaacaacaacaacaaaaaaatcacgGTGCAAGCTGGATGTGTGATCACACACCTGTGGGGCCAGGatatgggaggtagaggcaggaggtcaTGAGTTCTTAGCCAGCCTCAGCCACATAGTGTGTTTGAGCCAGTTTGGCTTCATTTTCACTGTGTGTCCATGTTCATCCCTTTGTGTATATGGCACAGAGGCCACAGGAAGCATACGggcctctggagctggagttacaggaggtatTAACCAACCGAAGTGGGTGCTGGTCATCTGGGAGGTCAGAAAGCACTAACTAACCACCGAGCCAGCTCTCCAGACCTcaagactattttttttaaatgcagaaaGGGTTTTTTCCGTGTTATATTTCTATTGCTGTTGTTCGTTTCGCTTTGTGTTTGTTGATTTGAGGATGGAGCACAGGACTCAGTGCACAAGAGGCACCCTGTCACCTACGCCACGCCCCTGTCCCTgacttgcttttgttttattttattgaaaatggggtctcactctgtaggcaAAGCTGACCTTGGTGTCAGGTATTCTGTGTTCTTACCCctaagtgttggaattacaggtgtcaGCCAACACATCCTGTGGTGTTGTACTAGTCTATAGGGCAGACTATAAGATGTATAATTACTGGGCCATAAGGTGTGaactttcaaatttttattgGCAAAAAAGAGTCCTCTGGGTGGGATGGAGGTAACCAGAGTGGTATAGGACTATAACCCCAGcaccggggtggggtggggtgcaggACACCTGTTATTAGTTTGAAGCTATCCCGGACTAAACAGCAAATTTCAGGCCAGTTAGTGCTACACAGAAATATGGAACGATCCTGCCCCAAAAGGTAGAAGTTAGAGGTGAGCGGGGGAGCTGTGAGAAGGGTCTCActcttggggggaggggcagtagTAGGAAACTCTGGCcctgggttgggttttttttttttttaattttaattattttatgtacattggtgttttagctctgtgagagtgtcagatcccctggaactacagttacagacagttgtgagctatcacgtgggtgctggaaattgaacctggaacctctggtagaatagccagtgctcttaaccactgagctatctccccagcttggcCCTGGTTCTTTTAAGCTCCCTTCCTCCCTACCAAGACAGGATAATTAACTAGCAGGTAGTGTGGGACCAAATGAAAAACCCTGAGCAAATCTCAAGAAGGAATAAATAACTTCCAGTTCAAACCAGTATTGAACAAAGATTCagggaaaagaaaaccatttaaacTTGCTAATTATATGGCTGTAGTAAAAGTTAGGTAGACTCCCAGACCACAGAGTCTCCCTTTCTTACTCTCAACCACGGTCTGCCCATGCTGATGTAACTGTATTGCTCTAATGTACTCTGTTCCTTTCATCTATTTCAGGCAGGGACTCCTGTACCCAAGAATGACACACTGCTTGCCAACTGCTAGGGTTACAGTCACATACATTTTAATAGAGTCACATTTTAATAGAGGTTTGCTCACCTGCTCCAATGTTTTTGTCTGTGTATCTCACTGGATTTTTCTCAAAGAGTTTACAAATACGGAGGACTCTCTCCACACTCGACTCTGAGCTGGTATTTAGCACTCGTGTCTTTGATGCATATACATTTTCAGTATCAGGAAGGGCTTTCAAAAGGGAGCTGCCCAAATATGGAAACATCCTTTATTTTAGGTAGGGTgagcagagagagactgggcaGTTGCTTAAACGGAACGTTATGaactccttctttctttcttttttttttttttttttttggtccgaacccagggccttgtgcttcctaggtaagcgctctaccactgagctaaatccccagccccgaactcCTTCTTTCATTCCTTAATCCTTTAGGAAACACTTCCAACAGCAATGTACATAGACCTGAAGGCCAAAGGGAACTATTTTAGCAAACTATCACCAGAACTGAATCTCAAGATTAGGTTAAAGGATCTGCTCCTGGCCTTCTCTGAATATTCTGCTACTGACCTTCCCTTAATTTTAGGCATTGGGGGTGGGGCGTGAAGGGAGTAACTGCAAATGAACTGTCGGAACCCCAGAAAGCTAGCTTTTATGCGTTTTCAACAAATGAACTACCTATCACGACCACCTGTAGGTGTTGGGTTTTTGGATGCTAAAATAATCTTTTCTGAACAGTCATGAGGCTGGGGCAAGTGAGTGAGAAAATTTCGTATGCGACAACtgaactaaataaacaaataaataaatagcaacgTTTCCTAGTCTTTGCCCACTGTGGGTTATTTATTTTACCCCTGGACTGGCTTAGTACCTGGCCCCCAGCACCCTCATTACAACATCAGCCCAATCCAGCAGGCGTTGTCGGCCACTTAATATCCCGGAACCTTGCATGCAGAGGTTCCTAAGGCTGCGCGCGCAGGGAAGCTTTTGGGTGCTGCACCGCCCTACGCTTTGCCCTTCAGCCCGGAGCTCGGAAGAGGAGGGTAGCTAGGTCGCGGGGTTTGTAGTCGTGGTTTTTCTTATAGTTGGAGTCGAGGTCAGACCTCACGTGGAACCCGCATCAATATGATGAACGGCCGGCCGGGCCATGAGCCCTTAAGATTCTTGCCGGATGAGGCCCGGAGACTGCCCCCGCCCAAGCTGAACGACCCGCGGCTTGTCTACATCGGCTTCCTGGGCTACTGCACGGGCCTGATGGACAACATGATGCGAATGAGACCTGTGATGAAAGCAGGTGAGGGCTGCGAGGCCGTCCTACCCGGAGGAGGAGCTACAGGGTTGTCTACTAAGGTCAGCCTCCCGGATCCGTGCTTTTCCCGGGCCTAGCTGGGAGCGCCTGGCTTTCCCAGGTCGTGCACCCCGTCTAGAGTTTTCAGCGCGAGCCACATTAAAGAAACCCAAGTGCGCCGCAACTGGGAATTCTAAACCTCCCAGTTAGTCCGTAAAGGACTCAAGAGGGGCTCCTCACAGTTCGCGCAGTACTTCCTGCTAAACGGTTGTGCGCTCCATTTCTCGCCCAGCTGTCACCCTTAAGAGCATGATAGCagtaggatttaaaaaaaaaaaaaaaaaaagacgtgagGAAGTACTGTCACTAACGAGGGCACAGAACCTAAGCAGGGTTAAAGCAGCTTGCCCACGGTCATGTGACTAGTTAGGGGCAGAGTTTGTGTTGGTGTGTGTTCAGAGCTTCTTAGGCTTGGAGTCCATAGAAATAGTATACTGATAAAATACTGGTTTGATTCATAAGGTCTGGGGAGGGGACTAATGTGTACAAACTCCAGACGCTACTACTGCTCTTGTTCTGGAAGAATCAATAAACTAGCAAGCTGTGTATTCTAGTTTGTCATTGGCTTCCCATCAAGATTGATTATAGCTGACAATGTAGCTGTGCTAAGAAAGATACAGATAGAAACAAACTAACTGACTTTGTTATATTTCTTCACGGTGCATGGGTATGTGTAGGGCAGATGACAACCTGAGGGAATTAGTTCTCCAACACCACGTGAGCCCTGGGGATTGAAGTCAGACTtgatggcaaatgcctttactaTCTCACTAGATGTGAACTTAACTTTGAATATCAGGCAAAAGTTAAAAGAGCTTTGTAGGTCTGGTGGGGAGGGGGTTGCAAGGCCTTCTGAAAGTGGGTGCATTTGATGACTTAGTTGCAGGATCAGGGTGATAAGGCTGCAGAGGTTATAAGATGATGGAGTTTATTCTGTGGGTGGGGAAGATGTTAAAACTTTTGGAGCTGATGAAGTTCAGTGGTGAGGGTCAGGTTTGTCAGCAATCTAAACCATCAGTTGGAGCTAAGGACCACAGTTACAAGAAAACTAATGAAATGGTTTCAGCCACTAGGAATCATCCCAGCTAACCATCTGCGTTAGACCCAAAATTCAGCATCCATGAATCCTCCAACCACTCATAGTCAAACACCATGGGAAGCCAATATGTCTTGGCTGGAGTGCATGGGCTCactacctcccccacccccgtgtgtgtgtgtttgtgtgcatgtgtgtgtctgtgtctgatcATGCCTAAGCTTGCTCTTGGGAGCTACATGGTTTTattttctgcctgtgtctctttgGCAAGTCATGTGGTCAACCTAGTAGTTTCCTCGTCTTATCAATCGAGAATAATAGATCTTTGCATGTTTGTTATGGCAGTACAGTGAGTTCTATACATAACACACAAAAGGTGCTGAGAAGGAACTGACTGAGCTTTTCTCTGTGACAGACATTGGGGTATACATACTGAGTCTAGGAAGAACTGACCTTGAAAAGCATGTCAGccagaaatacaaataaagatGTGTTACTGATCTTGGAGTAGCAGGCGCATGCTTTGATAGAAATGTCATGATAGAATACCTTGGGAGAATGAAAAACATGCAAATGTGAGGAGGACTGTCCCACAGGAAGTACAAACTGGCTGCAATGTGGACTGCGTGTCATTTAGTGATACCTTATTGCTTCCAGTTCAGCTTTTCTTGAAGAAGCTGGAGAAGGGCATATGCTTTgtgccaggcgtggtggtgcacatctttaatcccagcactagggaggcagagatgggcagatctCTTTTCGTTTGTTTTGCCTGGTCCACAgtgcgagttccaggccagacagtgagtgagaccctttctccaaaaagaaaatgaggaacaTATGCTTTGGGTGTGATGCTGTGTCTGCTTGTGCTGGAGACTGTTGCCTCTACAGCGTTTACTGAGCGCATACTGCGTCGGTCTAACTCCGTCTTCTTAAACCTTCTCTGCTCACAGCATATTTCTGCCAGTGCATTTTTAAGTAAGCCCCAGTGTAtaggagttttttgttgttttgtttgtttgtaatttgGTTGTTTTTTAGACAAAAATCTcaatatgtagactaggctgttaTAGAACtcaggaatccacctgcctctgcctcccaagtgttgggattaaagttgcTCACCCggttatcttttaaaaagatatataaaatcaaacatttactgataatacatcataaataattttattttaaaagttctggTTTCAGTCAGTCAACAGTTTTCTGCATTAGTTAGATTCTACCAAAGAGAGAAAAGGTTGGTTTTAAGGGAATTGGAAGAAAATGTAGCAGCTGGGCttagtggttcacacctttaatccttgcactctggaggcagagacaggcatttctatgagtttgaggcaagcctgggctgcatagtgagctccaggataacTAGGACTACGTGACGGTACCTTgtctagggaaaaaaaaatgagaaagaggagaaggggaaggaggaggagggtggtaGTCACCCTGCCAGGCTCTGCTCACATCTGAACAAGTCAGGAAACATAGATGGGACAGGACTTGGTCAGGTTATAAGACCTCTGACCCTCAAAACCAGTGACACAGGTAGAACCAACCTCCGAAAGCCCCACAGCCTCCCAAAATAGTGCCACCAGTGGGGACCAAATTCTTGAGTGGAAGACATTTCCCATTTAAACCATGATGTACAGTAATGAATGTGACCCATGCATGGTGCTTCTTGGAGAAGTGAGGGAGTGGGAAAGGAAATGAACGGTGGCTGTTTGGACTGTAACCTTGGAGGATGCGTAGCATTCTACAGATAGTGATGGAGTATTTCAGCAGTGAAGTAAACTTataccagtcttttttttttttttttttgagtttgtagaaaatagaattttttattCCAGTCCCTGTCATCTGTGTTTTAAAACCCTTGCTAATAACCACTTCAAGTTAGTTATAAAGtctaaaaattaaatgtttgttgatttttttttttttagcgtgGCATTGGTAATATACCGTATGTAAGCAGCATAATGGCTTCCATGTTTAGATTCATCaactgaaggaaagaaagggaacgtGGTTGTAGAGGAAAGCGACAGAGGGAAAGGGAGTTGAGGAAATGGGAACCTGGAGAAAGGCCAAGCCATGCTCTTAGAGTGTGGGTGCTGGCCTCAGTATCTAAAACATGAGTAAGGTCTTCTGCTGAGAAGTATGGGCCACTGTACAGTCTGGGTCTTGTGTAGCTCCGTGGCACATTGGAGGGCGTGCAACACTGGCTTACTAGGGCTCCGAGAACCAGTTTGGGGAATCACTGGCTGTTTGAAGAAAAAGACCCTGGACGCTCTGCAGTCCCAGACAGAAGAGTCTCTTgtagggatggggagatggctcagtggtttgacTTCCAGTATTCACATTGTGGCTCAGAATGCCTGGAACTTGACTTCCAAAGGTCCAACAGGAGGTTCGGACCCGCACAGGCTTTTGCATACATGTGGTGTGCACAAGTAtatacttaaacacacacacacacacacacacacacacacacttaaatattttaaaaagaatatcttatttttattgctttttcggCCTCCCCATCTTGGTCTGTGTATTAGAGAGTGAGGAAGATAGAGTGGGTAGGCGTGTGTCGGTGTGTCGGTGTGTTGTCGGTTATTTGTTGatatctgagacagggtttctctgtatagctttggctatcctgtaacttgctctgtagaccaggctggccttgaactcacagagacccacctgcctctgattcccaagttctggcatatgccaccactgcccatcacttattttctctttttagagATAGTAAATGTATTTGTCCAAAGGCATTCATTAATTCAATAAATATACATTAGGTGTTATATGCTGATTGGTATAGCCAGATGAATTAGATGTTGCTTGCCCTGATGGTAGAGACAGGAACAGATTATgtacaatttataaaagaaatgagtTCCCCTTGAACTCCACAAACTGGGAAAGTACTGTAGAGGCACTGCTTTAGCCTGATGGCGCAGTTGCTGGCCCTCAGTAACCGGCGTGTTAGTGCTTTTTTTAAGCTATTTTACTGGGTTTTTATATGTCTACCTTCTTCCAACTCTTATTCTACCCTAATCCCTTCCAATTCCCCAATACTCCATAGGAGAGAAAACAAAggttagaggagaaagagggTATGACCCTCTATAGGCtatttcctgctgattagggacaTCGGTTCCTTGGGGCGAGTCCAGttttcattgtcaggatatccaGCAGTCCAGCAAACCAGCAATCCATCAGTAGCAAATGCAGCACGGGAGGGAGCAGCAGCTGCGCCAGaccctctccagagtccccagaatcAAAACTATCAGTAGCTGTCAAAAGTCACCCCCTCCTCCCAGCAGAGCTAATGGCTCTGCACAATCTCAAGTGGTCCCATATcccacatctgggattaaaacCAAAGCATATTCTAGTTTTCAAGGAACCATGGTATTTCACAGAGAAAGCTTGGGTGAGGGATACAGGGTGACGAGTTGAAAACTGGATCAGAGCAGGTGGCTCTGGCCTAAAAGGGTTCAGCTCCCTGGGAGGGGAGAATAATCTGTGACTCAGGGTCTGAGTGAGTGAGGAAAGGCTCTGCTGTGAGCAGCACTGCTGTCCTGAGATGGAGAAGGGTGTGGAGAGGGAAGAACTCAAGTGCAAGTTCCAGCCTAGGCTCTGTGAGGCCCTGGCCGGAGGGAGGGGAGGTGAGAccctgggggaaggggagggacctTGGTGGGGAGaaggggttcttttttttttttttttttttttgtaaagaacaCTGGCAAGAATAACAATGCATCTGGGATGTAACATAAAAATGTCCTTCTCTGTGCACTTTGACTGATTATTTTGCCTTGGGTTTTACAATTACAGGTTTGCATCGCCAGCTTCTGTATGttacttcctttttctttgctggatatttttatttaaaacgtCAAAACTATCTGTATGCTGTGAGGGACCATGACATGTTCGGGTATATAAAATTACATCCAGAAGATTTTCCTGAGAAAGGTATCTCATGTTAATTGAAAAACGAAGAACCCCTTTGTTCCCTTTGTCCCATTCTCCCTGGTTAATGTTGTGGCTCAGGCACTGGCAGGCTGTATGGACTGGAACATCTTCTGTAGACGAGACTCTCCTGAATCCATGTCTTTTATAAGAACATATCCATTCAGAATGGTCCCATCCTCACCATCCAGTCACGTTCCAAGGCCCCACTTGTTAATACCATAGCACTGGGGACCAGCATTCAGCAGGTTCCCCTCAGTCAGATGAGTTGTGTTGCTCTTTGGTTCTTTAATAGAGCCTCATTCATTTACGTacatcatcatcgtcattgttACTGTGCATGTGGATGTTTACCATGCATAAGCTGGAGGAGACCAGGAGAATGTTgtgtcccctagaactggagtcacagacactCAGAAGTCAAACTGGGAGAGCAGCTTGTGCTCCTAACTCCTGACCCTAATCTATTTGTTTTCTGAATGCTGAGGAATAAGCCTAGGGCCTCAGACACTCAGCAATATTCTGCTCCTGCCACACCCTTAGCCCaagaaatagaatttttaaagtataagtttaaaatgaatattttctgattctttcacagagaagaaaacttATGCTGAAATTCTTGAGCCATTCCATCCAGTGCGTTGAAGTCTTCAAAAGGCTTGATCTTCCTCACCACAACCTGaatattttctgaattttatGGGATGTCTTTCTGTGACAGTGAAGTTTAGGTTAATATGTTAACACCTGTAATTAAAATAGTTATTATGagtcctcttttcctttcctgtttctgtttaattgtgtgtgtgtgtgtacgtgtgtgtgtgtgtgtgtgtgtgtgtgtgtatacgtgtgtgtgcatgcaggtgtgtgcatgtatgcagcTTTGTGAAGATTTGTACACTTGAGTATCCAAGAAAGCCAGAAAAGAGTATCAGATGCCTGGAACTGGGGTTTATAGGTGGGTATGAGCTGCC is part of the Rattus norvegicus strain BN/NHsdMcwi chromosome 1, GRCr8, whole genome shotgun sequence genome and harbors:
- the Ndufc2 gene encoding NADH dehydrogenase [ubiquinone] 1 subunit C2; amino-acid sequence: MMNGRPGHEPLRFLPDEARRLPPPKLNDPRLVYIGFLGYCTGLMDNMMRMRPVMKAGLHRQLLYVTSFFFAGYFYLKRQNYLYAVRDHDMFGYIKLHPEDFPEKEKKTYAEILEPFHPVR
- the Ndufc2 gene encoding NADH dehydrogenase [ubiquinone] 1 subunit C2 isoform X1, with the translated sequence MMNGRPGHEPLRFLPDEARRLPPPKLNDPRLVYIGFLGYCTGLMDNMMRMRPVMKAGEGCEAVLPGGGATGLSTKVCIASFCMLLPFSLLDIFI